The genomic DNA GCAGCAACAGCTTGACGGTATTGCGTCGCTCCGGGCGCATCTGGATGTTCAAGAGGCCGGCGTCCCGGGCGGTGTGGTCGATGGTGCCGTCGATGTCCAGCTCTTCGGCCGCACCCTGGCGGGCGAATTTGCGCAGGCGGCGCAGGGCGATCTTGATGTTGCGGGTACCCAGTTCCACTTGGTCGTCGAGGTTCTTGTACTCGCGTTGGTCCCAGACCTTCACGGCCTTGCCCTGGCGCTTGCCGGCGTCGCCGACGCGAATGCCTTCGGGGTTGAAGCCGCCGGAGCCGAACGGGCTGGTGCCGCCGGTGCCGATCCATTTGTTGCCGCCGGCATGACGTTCCTTCTGTTCTTCCAGGCGTTTCTTGAACTCCTCGATCAGCTTATCCAGACCACCGAGGGACTGGATCTGTGCCCGTTCCTCGTCGGTCAGCGAGCGCTCGAATTCCTTGCGCAGCCAGTCCTCGGGGATCAGCGCCTGGAGGTGGTCGTCGAGTTTTTCCAAACCGTTGAAGTACGCGGCGAACGCCCGGTCGAACTTGTCGAAATGCCGTTCGTCCTTCACCAGGATCGCCCGGGACAGGTAATAGAACTCGTCCATATCGGCGAAGATCACCCGCTGTTTCAGCGCGTTGATCAGGTCCAGCAGTTCACGCACCGACACGGGCACCTTGGCGGCGCGCATTTCGTTGAACAGGTTAAGCAGCATGGCAATCGCCCTCGCTCTTGTTAGACGAAGAGGATCAGCGGGTGCCGCGACGGCTCATGAACGCCAGGCGCTCAAGCAGTTGCACGTCCTGCTCGTTCTTGACCAAGGCGCCGGCCAGCGGCGGAATGGCCTTGGTTGGATCACGCTCGCGCAGCACCGCTTCGCCGATGTTGTCGGCCATCAGCAGCTTGAGCCAGTCCACCAGTTCGGAGGTGGAAGGCTTTTTCTTCAGGCCCGGTACCTTGCGCACGTCGAAGAACACGTCCAGCGCTTCGCTGACCAAGTCTTTCTTGATGTCCGGGTAATGCACATCGACGATTTTCTGCAAGGTAACGCGGTCGGGGAAGGCGATGTAGTGGAAGAAGCAGCGGCGCAGGAAGGCGTCCGGCAGTTCCTTTTCGTTGTTGGAGGTAATGATGATGATCGGGCGCTGCTTGGCCTTGATGGTTTCGTCGGTCTCGTAGACATAGAACTCCATCTTGTCGAGTTCCTGCAGCAGGTCGTTGGGAAACTCGATGTCGGCCTTGTCGATTTCGTCGATCAGCAGGATCACCCGCTCCTCGGACTCGAACGCTTCCCAGAGCTTGCCCTTCTTCAAGTAGTTGCGCACATCGTGGACCTTGTCCACGCCCAGTTGCGAGTCCCGCAGGCGGCTGACCGCGTCGTACTCGTACAGGCCCTGGTGGGCCTTGGTGGTGGAATTGATGTGCCAGGTGATCAGGCGCGCGCCGAAGGACTCGGCCAGTTGCTCGGCCAGCATGGTCTTGCCCGTGCCCGGCTCGCCCTTGACCAGCAACGGCCGCTCCAGGGTGATGGCGGCGTTCACGGCCAGCTTCAAGTCATCGGTGGCCACGTAGGCGCTGGTGCCTTCGAACTTCATTCTGCAATTCCTCGAACGGTATCGCCGGCCTGAGGAGGCGGGGCGCGGGAAATAAATAACGTGCCCGACTATAACGCGACGCCCCGCCGACTGTGAACGCAGACGCTGTATTCAGTCTCTGAATGGAGCGTCACATGTTGACTCAGTCTCGGCGCCTTGCCAGTATTGCGTATCGCCAATTTGGCGATACGCTCGGTGGCATGTCTACTAAATATCGATTCAGAGATACCTATCGCATTCAGTTGCGGGAAAGGGATCATCCTCCGCCCCATGTCCACCTCACGGGTAGCGGAGTGGATGTGGTCCTGAGCCTGGAGACCGTCGAAGTCATGATGGGGCGGGCGCCGCCATTGATCATAAGGAAGCGCTGGACTGGGTCAGGGCTCATCAGGCGCAACTGCTAGAGGACTGGCAACGATGCTACCCATGAAACGGCCGCGGCTATTGGCCGTGCAGCCTGTATTGCCGTTCAGCCTGGACCTGACGTTCATCGACGGTCAGCGACTGAGGCTGGACTTGAGCGCCGATGTACAACGTTATCCCGGCTTGCAGCCTCTGTTGAAAGACGAAGCGTTTGCGGGCGCAATTTTGGGCGACGATGGCTGGAGCGTGGAATGGCCAGAACTGGATATCCAGATCGGTGCCGATACGTTGTATCTGGATGCACTGGCGCAGAACGCCGTGGACGAAAATACCCGCATCTTCATCGGTTGGCGTGCCCGCACCGGCCTGCCGCTGAGCCAGGCGGCTGAAGCGCTGGGGGTCAGTGCTCGCAGCATCAGCCGCTACAGCAGTGGCCGTGAGGCTGTGCCGCGTTCGTTGGCCCTGGCGTGCCTGGGCTGGGACTCGTTGCAACGTAAAGGCGCAAGTGTGGCCGCGGAACCGACCGGCCGTTACACCGTCACGCGCAAACCTTAGTCGGCCGCCGGCGGCGGTTGTTCATAACGGGCATTGAAGGCCTGGACGAAACCGTTGCGCAGTATCTGCAGGAAGGCTTCGAAGGCGCTGATGTCCTGCTGGTGAACATTGCCGCTGAGTTCCACCCGGGTGGCGAACTGGTTCTTGCGCTGGTTCTTGAGGGCCGTTTCACCTGTGCCGACCAGCGCTTCCCAGACCGAGCGGAAGATGTTCTTGTTCTGGTTTTCCACGTCCTGCTGCCAGTCGAACACGTCGACATCACGCAGCAATGGCTTGATGTAGCCGCTGAGCCGGGCATTGTCGGCTTCAGCCTCGACCACCAGGTCGCCGTGGCCAGCATTGAAATCGAACTTGCCATAGGCCGCGGCGAAATCGTTCAGGCGCCTGAGCTCGATGTTTCTGGCCCGCAGGCGGAAATCGAAATCTTCGAAATCGCTCAAGGGGTCGAAGGTGGCCTGCATTTCCAGGGGCGCATGTTCGGCCACCAGGGCCTTGCCTTCGAAACGGGCGTCGCGCTTGCCTTCGGTGTCGACCACGTTGGTCAGGTTATAGAAGCTGGCGTTGACGTCGGTGGCCCGCAGATTGACCGGTGGCTTGGAGTTGAAATTGCGAAAGGTGACCTTGCCATCCCTGATGCGCACTTCGTTGAAGGTGATGGGCAGCAGTTTTTCCAGTTGCTCGCGCCAGTTGGTGCCCCGGCCGGTCTGGGAGTTCTGGCGGTTGGCGCCGCCGTCGACGAAGTTCACTTCGGGGCGGGCGAATTCCACCTCGGCCACCACCGCATGGTCGTACCACAGCGAGTGCCAGCTCACCGACAGGTCCACCAGCGGTGCGGTGACGAACGGCACCGGGACCTTGCCGTCGACCTTGACGATTTCCAGGCCGTTGATCCGGTAGGCACCGCGCCACAGGGCCAGGTCTACGTCGGTGATCTGGCCGCGATAATCGCCCATGTTGGCCAGTTTATCGTTCAGGTAGTCGCGTACCAGGTAAGGCAGGGTGAAGTGCAGGGCCACGAGCACCGCGACGAGGGTGGCGAACACCCACAGTGGCCAGCGGTATCGACGCTTCATGTCAGTCAGTCTCCAGCGTTTGTTGGGGGAGCGCCTCCTAATGCCATTGACTGTCGCAACAACGGGAACGTTCGGTGCAACTGGACGCCCATGGGCAACAGGCATACCTTTAAAGGCTTAAATTCTCGCCCCATCAAGGACCCAGCCATGAGCCGTATATTCGCTGACAACGCCCATTCCATCGGTAATACGCCACTGGTGCAGATCAACCGCATTGCGCCGCGCGGTGTGACCATCCTGGCCAAGATCGAGGGGCGCAACCCAGGGTATTCGGTCAAGTGCCGGATCGGCGCGAACATGATCTGGGACGCTGAAAGCTCGGGCAAACTCAAACCGGGCATGACCATCGTCGAACCGACTTCGGGTAACACCGGGATCGGCTTGGCGTTCGTCGCCGCCGCCCGTGGCTACAAACTGATGCTGACCATGCCGGCCTCCATGAGTATCGAGCGCCGCAAGGTACTCAAGGCCCTGGGGGCGGAGCTGGTGCTCACCGAACCGGCGAAGGGTATGAAGGGGGCCATCGAGAAGGCCGCCGAGATTCTGGCCAGCGATCCGTCCAAATACTTCATGCCGCAGCAGTTCGATAACCCGGCGAACCCGGCGATCCACGAAAAGACCACCGGCCCGGAAATCTGGAACGACACCGACGGTGCGGTGGACGTGCTGGTAGCGGGCGTGGGCACCGGCGGAACCATTACCGGGGTTTCGCGGTATATCAAGAACACCTGCGGTAAGCCGATCCTGTCGGTGGCGGTCGAGCCTGAGGTTTCGCCAGTGATTACCCAGGCGATGGCGGGTCAGGAGATCAAGCCCAGCCCCCACAAGATCCAGGGGATCGGCGCCGGGTTCGTGCCCAAGAACCTCGATCTGTCGATCGTCGACCTGGTCGAGCGGGTCACTGACGACGAATCCAAGGCCATGGCCCTGCGCTTGATGCAGGAGGAAGGCATCCTCTGCGGGATTTCCTGTGGCGCGGCGATGGCCGTGGCCGTGCGCCTGGCGCAAAAGCCGGAAATGCAGGGCAAGACCATCGTCGTGATTCTGCCGGACTCGGGCGAGCGGTACTTGTCGAGCATGTTGTTCAGCGATCTGTTTACCGAGCAGGAGACTCAGCAGTAATCGTGAATTCACTGCGAGGGTGAGAGAGCCCTGCTGTGGGAGCAAAGCTTGCTCGCGATATAGGCACCTCGGTTCCTGGCAGACCGCATTATCTTCATCGCGGGCAAGCCTTGCTCCCACGGAGAGCCTGCCTACAAAGGTTCA from Pseudomonas beijingensis includes the following:
- a CDS encoding vWA domain-containing protein, whose amino-acid sequence is MLLNLFNEMRAAKVPVSVRELLDLINALKQRVIFADMDEFYYLSRAILVKDERHFDKFDRAFAAYFNGLEKLDDHLQALIPEDWLRKEFERSLTDEERAQIQSLGGLDKLIEEFKKRLEEQKERHAGGNKWIGTGGTSPFGSGGFNPEGIRVGDAGKRQGKAVKVWDQREYKNLDDQVELGTRNIKIALRRLRKFARQGAAEELDIDGTIDHTARDAGLLNIQMRPERRNTVKLLLLFDIGGSMDAHVKICEELFSACKTEFKHLEYFYFHNFVYESVWKNNLRRTSERTSTQDLLHKYGADYKVIFIGDAAMAPYEITQAGGSVEHWNEEAGYVWMQRFMEKYKKLIWINPYPKDTWGYTASTNIVRELVEDRMYPLTLRGLEEGMRFLSK
- a CDS encoding AAA family ATPase, which produces MKFEGTSAYVATDDLKLAVNAAITLERPLLVKGEPGTGKTMLAEQLAESFGARLITWHINSTTKAHQGLYEYDAVSRLRDSQLGVDKVHDVRNYLKKGKLWEAFESEERVILLIDEIDKADIEFPNDLLQELDKMEFYVYETDETIKAKQRPIIIITSNNEKELPDAFLRRCFFHYIAFPDRVTLQKIVDVHYPDIKKDLVSEALDVFFDVRKVPGLKKKPSTSELVDWLKLLMADNIGEAVLRERDPTKAIPPLAGALVKNEQDVQLLERLAFMSRRGTR
- a CDS encoding DUF2442 domain-containing protein; this translates as MLPMKRPRLLAVQPVLPFSLDLTFIDGQRLRLDLSADVQRYPGLQPLLKDEAFAGAILGDDGWSVEWPELDIQIGADTLYLDALAQNAVDENTRIFIGWRARTGLPLSQAAEALGVSARSISRYSSGREAVPRSLALACLGWDSLQRKGASVAAEPTGRYTVTRKP
- a CDS encoding DUF748 domain-containing protein, whose protein sequence is MKRRYRWPLWVFATLVAVLVALHFTLPYLVRDYLNDKLANMGDYRGQITDVDLALWRGAYRINGLEIVKVDGKVPVPFVTAPLVDLSVSWHSLWYDHAVVAEVEFARPEVNFVDGGANRQNSQTGRGTNWREQLEKLLPITFNEVRIRDGKVTFRNFNSKPPVNLRATDVNASFYNLTNVVDTEGKRDARFEGKALVAEHAPLEMQATFDPLSDFEDFDFRLRARNIELRRLNDFAAAYGKFDFNAGHGDLVVEAEADNARLSGYIKPLLRDVDVFDWQQDVENQNKNIFRSVWEALVGTGETALKNQRKNQFATRVELSGNVHQQDISAFEAFLQILRNGFVQAFNARYEQPPPAAD
- the cysK gene encoding cysteine synthase A; its protein translation is MSRIFADNAHSIGNTPLVQINRIAPRGVTILAKIEGRNPGYSVKCRIGANMIWDAESSGKLKPGMTIVEPTSGNTGIGLAFVAAARGYKLMLTMPASMSIERRKVLKALGAELVLTEPAKGMKGAIEKAAEILASDPSKYFMPQQFDNPANPAIHEKTTGPEIWNDTDGAVDVLVAGVGTGGTITGVSRYIKNTCGKPILSVAVEPEVSPVITQAMAGQEIKPSPHKIQGIGAGFVPKNLDLSIVDLVERVTDDESKAMALRLMQEEGILCGISCGAAMAVAVRLAQKPEMQGKTIVVILPDSGERYLSSMLFSDLFTEQETQQ